A window of the Cucurbita pepo subsp. pepo cultivar mu-cu-16 chromosome LG01, ASM280686v2, whole genome shotgun sequence genome harbors these coding sequences:
- the LOC111804429 gene encoding aspartic proteinase-like protein 1 isoform X2: MANFLVVLLFVACFLVDSSVALRLSSRLVHRFSDEAKALWKSRNGNASGKFWPRRNSLKYFETLKDYDLKRRRLKIGSKYEVIFPSEGNEVVFFGNEFDWCSLLLGLSMMQDRDLSAYNPALSNTSQYLSCSHQLCAWSTTCKSPDDPCSYKRDYYTDNTSTSGFMIEDKLHLASFSKHGTQRLLQASVVLGCGRKQSGYYLDGAAPDGVMGLGPGNISVPTLLAKAGLVRNTFSLCFDNNGSGRILFGDNGPATQQTTQFLPLFGEFDAYFVEVESFCVGSSCLQKSGFHALVDSGSSFTYLPTEIYKKIVFEFDKQVKLNATRIILQEFPWNYCYNSSSLESSYIPSMKLVFPLNQSFIHDPVYTLPDSQGYKLFCLTLEETDDDYGVIGQNLMVGYRLVFDRENLQLGWSKSKCLDINHGEADHAKPPSNDGSPTALPTDGHLSPPNRQEIAPTAARAFSKSSLTAPHFSLFSCCCLRLFLLLFEFVESML, translated from the exons ATGGCGAATTTCTTGGTAGTTTTGCTCTTTGTAGCTTGTTTCTTGGTGGACAGTTCTGTTGCGCTTAGGCTCTCGTCGAGGCTCGTTCATCGATTCTCCGATGAGGCGAAAGCGCTTTGGAAGTCGAGGAACGGTAATGCGTCTGGAAAATTTTGGCCGAGGAGGAATAGCTTGAAGTATTTTGAAACGCTTAAGGATTATGACTTGAAGAGGCGGAGACTGAAGATCGGATCGAAGTACGAGGTGATTTTTCCTTCTGAAGGAAACGAGGTCGTGTTCTTTGGGAACGAATTTGATTG GTGCTCTCTTCTGTTGGGGCTGTCTATGATGCAGGATAGGGATCTGAGTGCGTACAATCCAGCTTTATCAAACACCAGCCAGTACCTTTCCTGCAGTCATCAATTATGTGCTTGGAGCACAACTTGCAAAAGTCCTGATGATCCCTGCAGTTATAAAAGAGATTATTACACAGATAATACATCAACTTCTGGATTTATGATTGAAGATAAATTGCATTTGGCATCTTTCAGCAAACATGGTACACAACGTCTTTTGCAGGCCTCAGTTGTATTAGG CTGTGGTAGGAAACAGAGTGGTTACTATTTGGATGGGGCTGCTCCTGATGGTGTTATGGGGTTGGGTCCTGGAAACATTTCAGTGCCAACCTTATTGGCGAAAGCAGGATTGGTTAGAAATACATTCTCGCTTTGTTTTGATAATAATGGTTCTGGGAGAATCCTCTTTGGGGACAATGGTCCTGCCACCCAGCAAACAACACAATTTTTGCCATTATTTGGTGAATT TGATGCCTATTTTGTCGAGGTGGAGTCCTTTTGTGTTGGGAGTTCCTGTCTGCAGAAAAGTGGATTCCACGCATTGGTGGACAGTGGCTCGTCTTTTACATATCTTCCTACAGAAATCTATAAAAAGATAGTCTTTGAG TTTGACAaacaagtaaaattaaatgctACCAGGATAATTCTCCAAGAATTTCCCTGGAATTACTGCTATAATTCCAG TTCGCTGGAGTCCTCTTATATTCCTAGTATGAAACTCGTGTTTCCTCTGAATCAAAGCTTTATACATGATCCTGTGTATACCCTCCCTGACAGCCAA GGATATAAACTGTTTTGTTTAACCTTAGAAGAGACAGATGATGATTACGGTGTAATTGGAC AAAACTTGATGGTAGGTTACCGGCTGGTTTTTGACAGAGAAAATCTTCAGTTGGGTTGGTCGAAGTCCAAAT GCCTAGATATCAACCACGGCGAAGCAGACCATGCCAAACCACCTTCAAATGACGGATCACCAACTGCATTACCAACCGATGGACATCTAAGCCCTCCAAATAGGCAAGAAATTGCACCCACTGCTGCTAGGGCGTTTTCCAAATCGTCCCTAACTGCACcccatt
- the LOC111804429 gene encoding aspartic proteinase-like protein 1 isoform X1: MANFLVVLLFVACFLVDSSVALRLSSRLVHRFSDEAKALWKSRNGNASGKFWPRRNSLKYFETLKDYDLKRRRLKIGSKYEVIFPSEGNEVVFFGNEFDWLHYTWIDIGTPSVSFLVALDAGSDLLWVPCDCIQCAPLSASHYSSLDRDLSAYNPALSNTSQYLSCSHQLCAWSTTCKSPDDPCSYKRDYYTDNTSTSGFMIEDKLHLASFSKHGTQRLLQASVVLGCGRKQSGYYLDGAAPDGVMGLGPGNISVPTLLAKAGLVRNTFSLCFDNNGSGRILFGDNGPATQQTTQFLPLFGEFDAYFVEVESFCVGSSCLQKSGFHALVDSGSSFTYLPTEIYKKIVFEFDKQVKLNATRIILQEFPWNYCYNSSSLESSYIPSMKLVFPLNQSFIHDPVYTLPDSQGYKLFCLTLEETDDDYGVIGQNLMVGYRLVFDRENLQLGWSKSKCLDINHGEADHAKPPSNDGSPTALPTDGHLSPPNRQEIAPTAARAFSKSSLTAPHFSLFSCCCLRLFLLLFEFVESML, encoded by the exons ATGGCGAATTTCTTGGTAGTTTTGCTCTTTGTAGCTTGTTTCTTGGTGGACAGTTCTGTTGCGCTTAGGCTCTCGTCGAGGCTCGTTCATCGATTCTCCGATGAGGCGAAAGCGCTTTGGAAGTCGAGGAACGGTAATGCGTCTGGAAAATTTTGGCCGAGGAGGAATAGCTTGAAGTATTTTGAAACGCTTAAGGATTATGACTTGAAGAGGCGGAGACTGAAGATCGGATCGAAGTACGAGGTGATTTTTCCTTCTGAAGGAAACGAGGTCGTGTTCTTTGGGAACGAATTTGATTG GTTACATTACACATGGATTGATATAGGAACACCGAGTGTTTCGTTTCTCGTTGCATTGGATGCTGGAAGTGATCTGCTCTGGGTTCCGTGTGATTGCATTCAATGTGCTCCCTTGTCTGCAAGTCATTATAGCTCACTG GATAGGGATCTGAGTGCGTACAATCCAGCTTTATCAAACACCAGCCAGTACCTTTCCTGCAGTCATCAATTATGTGCTTGGAGCACAACTTGCAAAAGTCCTGATGATCCCTGCAGTTATAAAAGAGATTATTACACAGATAATACATCAACTTCTGGATTTATGATTGAAGATAAATTGCATTTGGCATCTTTCAGCAAACATGGTACACAACGTCTTTTGCAGGCCTCAGTTGTATTAGG CTGTGGTAGGAAACAGAGTGGTTACTATTTGGATGGGGCTGCTCCTGATGGTGTTATGGGGTTGGGTCCTGGAAACATTTCAGTGCCAACCTTATTGGCGAAAGCAGGATTGGTTAGAAATACATTCTCGCTTTGTTTTGATAATAATGGTTCTGGGAGAATCCTCTTTGGGGACAATGGTCCTGCCACCCAGCAAACAACACAATTTTTGCCATTATTTGGTGAATT TGATGCCTATTTTGTCGAGGTGGAGTCCTTTTGTGTTGGGAGTTCCTGTCTGCAGAAAAGTGGATTCCACGCATTGGTGGACAGTGGCTCGTCTTTTACATATCTTCCTACAGAAATCTATAAAAAGATAGTCTTTGAG TTTGACAaacaagtaaaattaaatgctACCAGGATAATTCTCCAAGAATTTCCCTGGAATTACTGCTATAATTCCAG TTCGCTGGAGTCCTCTTATATTCCTAGTATGAAACTCGTGTTTCCTCTGAATCAAAGCTTTATACATGATCCTGTGTATACCCTCCCTGACAGCCAA GGATATAAACTGTTTTGTTTAACCTTAGAAGAGACAGATGATGATTACGGTGTAATTGGAC AAAACTTGATGGTAGGTTACCGGCTGGTTTTTGACAGAGAAAATCTTCAGTTGGGTTGGTCGAAGTCCAAAT GCCTAGATATCAACCACGGCGAAGCAGACCATGCCAAACCACCTTCAAATGACGGATCACCAACTGCATTACCAACCGATGGACATCTAAGCCCTCCAAATAGGCAAGAAATTGCACCCACTGCTGCTAGGGCGTTTTCCAAATCGTCCCTAACTGCACcccatt